From the genome of Cervus elaphus chromosome 31, mCerEla1.1, whole genome shotgun sequence:
CGTGAGGAAACAGGCCTTATAAAACAAACAAGTTTATGAAAGGCATGAAATCAATAAGAGATAAGATCTGTTCTGACGTAATTATCACTTTAGTTTGGAGTATTCATGAAAGTTTTCATGAAGAAGGTACTTGATAGGGACTTTGGCAGATAAGCTCAtcttagaaataattattttcgAAGTAGAGCAATCAACAggcaaaaaaagagaataaataaagcaCATTAACTGACACTGAGGAAACCAACCTAGAAGAATGCCCAGGATTCAGATCCTGATGCTTCTGACTCCAAAACCCATGTTTCTGTTGCTTTTAACACCATAAAGCATACTGAACAAgtactaaatgaaataatctaGGAGACTGGTAGCAGATTAGTTTAGCAACCCCTACAGAAGTACATGGAAAATTAAAGGGTCTAAGGTGGTAACATTGAGAATGATAACATTGTGGgcaaaagtataataaaaatacagagaCCATGAAAAACAAACAGGTTAGAACCAAACAGATTAGAGGAATATTTAGTGTCtttgggcaacagaggatgagatggttagtggcatcactgattcaatggagatgaacttgggcaaattccgggagatggtgagggacagggaggcctggagtgctgcagtccatggggtcgcaaagagttgaacatgactgagcaactgaactgaactgaaatgggttAAAGTGATAGAAACCAATCTAAATGGAAATAACCAGTTATGCAAACTGGAGAATAAGTCAGAGCTAGAGATTTGGGAGCATGGTATGAAACCTCATGAGCTTCCCAAAGGAATTCTGTGTGCAAACAAAAGTGAGCGGTGGACTGAAATAGGAACACCTCCCCAGCTAGTGTGAGATGGAGGGAAACTGGTTTCACTCTCTGCGTTGCTTGCCCTCgttctttgttttgtgttttctggGTTGTCTCTCTAAATAGAGTATGTGCACCTTCATGGTAGTAGTCAAACTGTCCTTAGATGTAATAGCTTTATGTGCTTCGCTCAAAGTACATAATCAGTATAtcgcttttaaaaaataaatattttcatcaattattttaatactttttagaCTATGATGCTTTATGTAACTTTTATGACACTTTTCAAGGAACTCTAATTTGCTGAAATGTAATATCCAAACGTTACAGTGACatcttacagtttcctttgcctCAAAACCCACTGCTCGCTTCCGTTGCTGTCGtccagtcacttggtcatgtacaactctttgtgaccccatggactgcagcacaccagattcctctgccctccatattttagaaaagaatctacctgtgaaatattttaaatggtccATAGCTTGTTCCTTTAAAAGTACTACACTGTAATGGAAGAGTAGATGgtgtaaaacataaaatttcagaGTCAGTGCTATAATGTACTTAACACTTTTAATGTGTAGTACTTTTGGTATCTTCATAGATTTAAGAGTATGAACCATTTCTTCTTTGCAGAAAGTACAACACTGATTTCTAAATTTACAGGTGGATATTAATTTAAAGgtcaaagttatttttttaagtaatctcaTTAATATTGGTACATTGAAATTAGAATGTGTTTTGATCAAGTACTAGAGATGCCTTAGGTTTGTTGGCATATGATTGGGATACATTCTGTATCATTGCAAGTCGTAATTTCTGATCTCTCCTTTTCCCCCAGCTTCTGTTACTCCCAAACAGGTAGCTTCGGAAGTAGCTTGGAGTTAACTTAATATCCACTTACACCCACTTTGTATACATCCCAGCCAGGGCACTATAGAATCAAGGAAAGACAGCTAATATCTGTATTTGAATAAACTGtatttttgatatttctcttttttctcatttacagGGAGTTGATTTTCATATGGAGTAAACTTCAGCTAAAGTCTAATCCTTCAAAACAAGTTTTTGTAGATCAGTGCTACCAGCTCTTAAGAACAGCAACTAATGTGAGAGTCATATTTCCTTTCATGAAAATCATTAAAGATGAGGTAAATCATGTATATTTATCCCttcattttaagttaaatttaaatGACAATTCACTGATACTTGCATCTCTTATACAATTTATTTGATCATGTAACTgaagtaaagaaatattttaaggcCACTTTCTCCATATATTATATACTCCCCTCCCCCTAACCTTAAACTCCCAAGACACAAAGcttatacataaattaaaataagtgaaaaaaaaagagattaaaaagccAATTTAGTGTTACATAAAGTTTAATGTGAGAACAACTTGCTTCTGTAAGAAACTGTTatctcttttcttaaaataagCCTGTCACTTTTAACATTATTCTAAATCCTGTTTATATAATCTTAACTAATTTGCAAATGATCTTTGTGTAACTATAGGTAGTACCTAATTCATTGTCATAGAGAAATACAGTTGATAGTTTTAAGTTTGATGTTTAGATGAAAAGGAACAATGAATTCTGAGGCATTTTTGAAACCTAAGGacaaatttttaaagtgtttatttaaaataagagtAAAAACCCattacctgtttttaaaaatagttctgaAGCAAGTTTTTCATGGGCTACTGGCAAGTGTGTACAATTCTACATAAGATTCTTATATAGACATGAAAGTAGATCCTACagatctttttactttttctcctcAAATATTAACAGAACTTTGAATACAAAGATAGGAAAGATAAAGCTACCTTACATTTTAGATAGCTCCATTTAACTAAATCTTTATGTGGACTTTTAAATACATAAGGAGGCATCCAttaaatagtatattttaattttttatacatttatgcATTTGTCATATTTATTATTGCATCACTCATTAGATGTATGACCATGTAGTGATCATATTCCCCTGATAGAAAGTTTGGTATCATATTCCCATGATATAAAGCATTGTATCAAGAGgacttttttaggttctttttagCTAACTACATTAATAGCTTCATTATTAAATAGTGAAACTTCATTTAAATGCATCATCAAAGTTAACCTCTCGTGCCaccaaaaaatggggaaaaaaaaatctatgctgTAGAGTACAAATTTTGCACTTAATATTTGAagtgtatcagaatcacctgtaaaacttttctaaaaataaacatttctctctatatgttttaaacaaatgattctcatctcagatggtaaagaatctgcttgcagtgcagaagacctgggttcaatccctggatcaggaagttccctggagaagggaatggcaacccactcaagtatccttgcctagaaaacaatggacaaaggagcctggagggctacagtccatggggttgcaaagaataggacatgactgagtgactgacactttcacttttcaccaaaAATTGAGAGACTCTTacagaaagtttaaaatatagGTGAAGTTCAGCCAATTATCTTAGAACTTTCTCAATTTCACATGCATGATCAACTTAAGAATACATGATAAGAAAAATTCAAAGatgaaataagtattttaaatgtgCTTAGTTTCTTATACACTCTACTAAACCCATTTCATCTGATGGAGTAGATCATTCACACGCCTCAGTGCTGTGACAGGAGGCACAGGTAACGCTGTGAGTTCAGAAGGAGACATTACAGATAGCGCATCTGaaaaggcttcacagaggagggtGCTTTCAGCCGGGTGTTAAAGGATAGAATAAGGTAATACTGATATTTGTAGAGGActtcttcattttattatttggttCTCATAACTGTCCAGTGGCATTAACATGAGAGTGTGGATCGGGAAACTAATCAAAGAGTTTAGTTGCTGTGGGGTTCGGGTTGCTACAGATACAAAAGGGACTGAATATTACACTAAAAGCTGAAACAATTCCTAAATGTAGTGGAATGGTTAAGGGCTTTCAGGTTAGAAAGTAGCCTTAGCCTGTTCCCTTTTCTGATGatcctgaaatttttttaaacctcagcAACTAAATACATTATAATTCGTAAAGAAAGGTAGAGGATGTAGATAGAACTTTGGAGAAAGAGAATGAATTGTCTTGAAGCAGTGGATTTGAATTTGCTGTATCAGAAAATTTATGCAGATTTTGTAACTGACCATTAGAAATTATAAGTaacaataagaaataagaaattcaaATTCAGAGAAGGATTCCAAGTTGTAAATGGTAGATTTACAGAAGACTAAAATTGGTATAATATATCTGATCTCATTCATTCTGCAAACACTTATTCAAAGGTCTTTATATGCCAAGTCCTATGATAACCACAGAAGATGCTAACCACATGAGATACTGTCCCTGTGATTTAGGATCTCAAAGAATGAGTAGGAGATAGGAATTTACCAGCTGGGTAAAGTGACATGCAAAGTTAAGGTCTGCTTGTGGGACTGTAAGGGTTACATAGCACATAAGGGACTCAGAGGACATAAGGCTGGCAAAGTAGTGTTCCTCCCTGTCATCCGTAATTTACCATAGGCAGGCAAtatgatacacacacataactgTTAAAAACACTTTAGCTCTTTCTCTTCAAACGAGCAGATCATTCCAAATCACTAGAGGCATTATTTACAACTTGAATTCAGGTGGATAGTCAACAAATTCCCAGCTAAAAGCTTGATGCAGTTATATTTGAGTCATCAGTAAAAGTTTCAAAGCTTGAATACTTTTCAGATAACTTTCAGTACGTTCATTATTCTGATACCTTACTGATTTGGAAAGTTTGTAATTGCCTTCTTCATATGGGTTACATTTCTCTGCTTATTTTGATAAATAATATTActtaataagtaaaataagtaaTACTATTTAGTGCAGCTTTATGAAAGAGTTTCCATAAgccatgcttttttaaaaaaaaatctagatttgTAATAAACTTTAATCACCATAAGTTTATgaagcatttatattttaatcacCATAAGGTTATAACATTTTCTATTATGGTTAGTAAGGCTTGTaaacttgaaaattaaataaattgaagCTAAAATGCAATCTTTTCCAGATTATTctcaagtaaaaaaaagaaatttatttacatattaaaaaagagtAAACAAGGCTACCCATTGAAGAAAACTGCATGTTTAGAATACTATGTTTGTTTATTCAGCTTTCATTTCAGAGTTGTATTTGAAAAAGATAAACTAGTAAGTGTTAATGATTTTTTAGAAGGTATTCAgtggtaatatttttcttttacaggtTGAAGAAGAAGGCTTACAAATTTGTGTTGAAATATGTGGTTGTGCTCTACAACTAGATCTTCATGATGATCCCAAAACTAAATGTCTAATTTATAAAACAATTGCACATTTTCTACCAAATGATTTGGAGATTCTCAGGATTTGCGCACTCTCGATATTCTTTCTTGAGCGCTCCTTGGAAGCTTATCGTACTGTCGAAGAGCTTTACAAACGCCCAGACGAGGAATACAATGAAGGCTCAAGCAGTGTTCAGAATCGCGTTCGTTTTGAATTACTTCCAATTTTGAAAAAGGGATTGTTTTTTGATCCTGAATTCTGGAACTTCATAATGATTAAGAAAAACTGTGTAGCATTACTGAGTGATAAATCAGCAGTTAGATTTCTAAATGAAAGTGCACTGGAAAATTCTACAGGTAATGTAAAAAAGGCATTGGATCAGCACGGTTTAGAGGAAGGGCTTGACTCTCTTACAGATCAAAGCACTGGAGAGCTTGATCCTGATGATATATCTGGAGTGCAACCAAAAGGCCCTATTAATGCAAAGAAAAACCTTACAGCTCTTAATGCTTCCAGAGTAGATCACAATGTCCCAAGGCATCGGTGTATGTTATGTAACAAGGAATTTTTAGGTGGTCATATTGTAAGGCATGCCCAGGCTCATCAGAAAAAGGGCAgtttttcatgtgtgatatgtGGCAGGAAATTTAGAAACAAAGGACTTATGCAGAAGCATTTAAAGAATCACGTTAAGAAAATACAGAGACAGCAAATTGCTGCAGCTCAGCAAGAGGATCAAGAAAGTCCTGCTTTGGAAGAAATGAATTGTTCTgatactttcatttcatttgaaaatggGAATTCTGATAATAAGGATTTGGAAGTAGAGACTATTACTGGTTCCAGTGACGGAAAAAAAGACGTCATCCCTGCACATGTGGGTGAATTCACTGAAATTCCTGTCAGTGTATCAGAAGATGTTATTGAAAACATTACTGAAAATGGCAGCCCTGATACTTCTTTAAATAATGTCTCAGAGCCATTACCTATCTGTGTGGATGACtatgaggaggaagaagatgagGAAGGTGATTATGAAGAAGATGACTATGACCTGAATCAAGAAAGTTCAGTACTTCATAAAATCAATGGAGCTGTGTGTCATCCAAAAGACATATATGCAACAGATCAAGAAGGAAATTTTAAGTGCCCTGCTCTTGGCTGTGTCAGGATATTTAAACGAATTGGATTTCTGAATAAGCATGCAATGACTGTACATCCAACTGATTTAAATGTGCGGCAAACAGTAATGAAGTGGAgcaaaggaaaatgcaaattttgtcaaaggcaGTTTGAAGATTCTCAACATTTTATAGATCACCTTAATAGACACAGCTATCcaaatgtgtatttttgtttgcattttaattgCAATGAATCATTTAAGCTGCCATTCCAACTTGCTCAGCACACAAAAAGTCACAGGATATTTCAAGCTCAGTGTAGTTTTCCAGAATGCCATGAGCTTTTTGAAGATCTTCCTCTGCTATATGAACATGAAGCTCAGCACTATTTAAGTAAAACACCAGAATCATCTGCACAACCAAGTGAAACAATTCTTTGGGATGTTCTTACAGACGCAAAatctaatcatcaggaaaaagaCTCATCTGGTAATGAGAGACAGACTATTAGTCTGCCAGTTTCTACTAGCAAATCAAGGAAAGATATTACAGAACCAAAGACATGCATAGAAAgcatggaaaagaaaacagaccGTTTAATTCAGAATGGAAATGAACATTCTGATGACACTGTTTCTGATACAAGCTTGACAGACCAAAAGATGCCTGACATAGAGccaaattctgaaaataattgtAGTATTAATGATTTAGTCAATGGACACAGTGGAATAGAGCAAACACCTTTAGTTTCATCAGATCCTGCTTTCAAAATTGATACAAATAGAATCAGGACAGAAAACGGTTCCATTTTACCCAGTGTTGTACCACAAGAACACAGTACCCTGCCAGTATCTCAGGCACCTTCCAAACCAAATCCGACGAGCGAACATACTTCATATGGCTTAATTTTAACAAAGCCATATGTCAGACCATTGCCTCCCAGTTACCTTGATGAACGGTACCTTAGTATGCCAAAACGCAGAAAATTTCTGACTGATAGGGTAGATGCTTGTTCTGATCAAGATAACGTTTgtaaaaaatcagtgaaaagatTAAGATGTGGCAAATGCCTGACCACCTACTGTAATGCAGAAGCACTTGAGGCTCACCTTGCACAAAAGAAATGTCAGACCCTCTTTGGATTTGATTCAGATGATGAAAGTAAGTCTGCTGTCTTCTCAGTAGGTATATCTGTAGAAGTAGAAAATGCCATAAATCGtcataaggttaaaaaaattgaCACTTGTATAACACAGATAATAAAGCACTACTCCGTACATTATTTCCTGTAATCCATACAACCACCATAAGGTTCTGTTCCTGTTTTATAGATCAAGCAACTGACATTCACAAGTAATTTGCATAGGCATAGGCCTATGAACTTGTGGAAGCCAGAACTTAAACACAATTTTTTCATACTTTTGGATCATACATTTTAACTACCTGAGGCTTTTCTTCATCCCATGTTTTTATGTAATAAGAAATCTGAAGACAAACTAATTATGATGAAAGTGTTTTTCATCTGCATGCCAGAACATAAACCAAGTGAAGCTGAGCCTctattacaaaaacaaaaattaagaaaaataataaaaacaaaataattgaaaaacaaaCTGAGCTAAAGAAGAACATGCTTTTCTACTAATATTAATATTCTTTGAATGAGTAAGGGTATAAATAAACAGGAAATCTAACTTTAGAATACTAGATGAACatctataaaatatgaattaaCAGACGTGTTCTGTTTTACAGGTGCCTgataaaaatgtttcagaaagaTCTGTCGATCAAGCAGTAGTGTGCAAAAAGCACTACAAGAAAATGCATCATCAGTTTGCTATTTCCCTGATGGCCTTAATTTTAGAGCGATCTTGGATTACTAAAGATAAAGACAAAGCACATTTTCTAGAATGAACCCACAGAGGAGATGTGCTGGTTTAGACTCCAAAAGGGTTATTACAAAACTCCCAAAGTACCAGTTATCCAGaaaaaccacatttttttttttttttaaagaagttgatGATGATCAATAGCAGCATGTTCAGTTTCGCTTATGTGAGAAACATGTTTAGGCAACTAGTCAAAAAGGATAACCAGCTATGGCcttacagaaagggaaagacaaacccattatatatatatatgtacatatatatatataaaagaaggaaTGGTTTACAATAAACAATTTACAGTATTCTACAAATAGGATTCTTGTCATGCATAATCAGATTTTGTCCTTCTTTTGGGTCAAACATGCTTCAAGGAACCATTTCTATttggtttattattatttagaaacTGATAGAATAAAACTTGACTTATCACCATCCTAGCCATAAAAGATTGTAACTTGTTTCCAAAGGATTGATTAGGTCAGAGTTCAGTGAATGGCATGCCAGCATTGAAAATTAACAGGAGACAAAACAATAGTGCTTTGCTAATGAGCTCTTGACAGAACCTCCcactttccatttttataataCCAACGAGCTGTAAAGCAGCAGCCTCAATAGAAAACATATTATCAGTAACTCTGGGGAGAGATGGGAGGAATGTAAGACCATTAAAGGCTGTCTTAGATGTCTTAGTTGAAAGAAAACACTGAATTGCAAATTTTTCAATGTGAATAATGGTATAAGCACACTGGGATATTTCTATTTGTATATAGAGTAGTGTTAGGACATTGCTTGATGATTCATAGTAAGGTCCTTTAGACATTAATGTGAATTATCTAAGTACAGTCCTATGAAAATAActggctgtaaaaaaaaaaaacatgcagccAAGAATCAGGTCAAGAATTCATTGGTTTTATTCAATTAGGAGAGTTTATTCTAAAATAAGCCATATTACTCatgctttcttatttatttctgataAATTTGGCCTGAatagtaatttttatatataaaaggaaatatttacacaaaaacttgcacagcAAGAACACAGTAAGATATAttgatgcatttattttctttgatgaccagTAATTTTCCTAAGGAAGATTTTAACTTAATAGCcaataaattgtttaaaaagtttttaaaaataccctcTCAGATGTGTTCCACTTGTATAGTCTTTAAAAGAAGAAGCTTAAAGACTTCCTTTTACCTAATAGGGTATTAATCTATAGCAGGGGTAAGATGAACAAAAGCTGCaaaggtagattctttaaaaaCAGAGCTATTAACATACAAATATGTCAACCAAATATTCCAGTTATTCCAACTGGTCTTATTCTTGTTCAAAGTATATAATCTCATCAGAccctacattttaaattttgggaTATTAAAGCTTATTGAATGAAGCTACTAAGGAAGTGAGACTTTTCTTCATGGACAGGATCCAGACTTTATTAAATTAGGATTTCCAGGTCATGATAAATCAGACATCTAAAATAATGTCCcaattttattagtttatttatcACAGGCATTTACTACTATGCAATTTATAGTCAGCAGTCCATTTCAGTCAagtcaggtttttgttttgttatgtagCCTATATTAGGCTAtggattttacatttaaataacatAAGATAAACAACTTGATCAGATGTTTATGTCTTTTaaggatataaagaaaaaaacattttccatGCTTCCTGATACTAAAATATAATACTTGAgttctatttcagttcagtcatgtatTAAAAAAGCCTGTTTGGAAACTAGTTCATACGGGCAGTgaagttattttgaaatatttctgctttgtatGTTTTCCAGAAGTTTAAAACCA
Proteins encoded in this window:
- the ZNF654 gene encoding zinc finger protein 654 isoform X2, translating into MAEEESDQEAERLGEELVAIVESPPGPAGLRAAGDGRGGAGGGSCGGGGVGISSRDYCRRFCQVVEDYAGRWQVPLPQLQVLQTALCCFTSASASFPDECEHVQYVLSSLALSFFELLLFFGRDEFYEEPLKDILGSFQECQNHLRRYGNVNLELVTRIIRDGGPWEDPVLQAVLKAQPASQEIVNKYLSSENPLFFELRARYLIACERIPEAMALIKCCINHPEISKDLYFHQALFTCLFMSPVEDHLFQEHLLKTDCKSGIDIICNTEKEGKTMLALQLCESFLISQLQNGDMYCIWELIFIWSKLQLKSNPSKQVFVDQCYQLLRTATNVRVIFPFMKIIKDEVEEEGLQICVEICGCALQLDLHDDPKTKCLIYKTIAHFLPNDLEILRICALSIFFLERSLEAYRTVEELYKRPDEEYNEGSSSVQNRVRFELLPILKKGLFFDPEFWNFIMIKKNCVALLSDKSAVRFLNESALENSTGNVKKALDQHGLEEGLDSLTDQSTGELDPDDISGVQPKGPINAKKNLTALNASRVDHNVPRHRCMLCNKEFLGGHIVRHAQAHQKKGSFSCVICGRKFRNKGLMQKHLKNHVKKIQRQQIAAAQQEDQESPALEEMNCSDTFISFENGNSDNKDLEVETITGSSDGKKDVIPAHVGEFTEIPVSVSEDVIENITENGSPDTSLNNVSEPLPICVDDYEEEEDEEGDYEEDDYDLNQESSVLHKINGAVCHPKDIYATDQEGNFKCPALGCVRIFKRIGFLNKHAMTVHPTDLNVRQTVMKWSKGKCKFCQRQFEDSQHFIDHLNRHSYPNVYFCLHFNCNESFKLPFQLAQHTKSHRIFQAQCSFPECHELFEDLPLLYEHEAQHYLSKTPESSAQPSETILWDVLTDAKSNHQEKDSSGNERQTISLPVSTSKSRKDITEPKTCIESMEKKTDRLIQNGNEHSDDTVSDTSLTDQKMPDIEPNSENNCSINDLVNGHSGIEQTPLVSSDPAFKIDTNRIRTENGSILPSVVPQEHSTLPVSQAPSKPNPTSEHTSYGLILTKPYVRPLPPSYLDERYLSMPKRRKFLTDRVDACSDQDNVCKKSVKRLRCGKCLTTYCNAEALEAHLAQKKCQTLFGFDSDDESA
- the ZNF654 gene encoding zinc finger protein 654 isoform X1 gives rise to the protein MAEEESDQEAERLGEELVAIVESPPGPAGLRAAGDGRGGAGGGSCGGGGVGISSRDYCRRFCQVVEDYAGRWQVPLPQLQVLQTALCCFTSASASFPDECEHVQYVLSSLALSFFELLLFFGRDEFYEEPLKDILGSFQECQNHLRRYGNVNLELVTRIIRDGGPWEDPVLQAVLKAQPASQEIVNKYLSSENPLFFELRARYLIACERIPEAMALIKCCINHPEISKDLYFHQALFTCLFMSPVEDHLFQEHLLKTDCKSGIDIICNTEKEGKTMLALQLCESFLISQLQNGDMYCIWELIFIWSKLQLKSNPSKQVFVDQCYQLLRTATNVRVIFPFMKIIKDEVEEEGLQICVEICGCALQLDLHDDPKTKCLIYKTIAHFLPNDLEILRICALSIFFLERSLEAYRTVEELYKRPDEEYNEGSSSVQNRVRFELLPILKKGLFFDPEFWNFIMIKKNCVALLSDKSAVRFLNESALENSTGNVKKALDQHGLEEGLDSLTDQSTGELDPDDISGVQPKGPINAKKNLTALNASRVDHNVPRHRCMLCNKEFLGGHIVRHAQAHQKKGSFSCVICGRKFRNKGLMQKHLKNHVKKIQRQQIAAAQQEDQESPALEEMNCSDTFISFENGNSDNKDLEVETITGSSDGKKDVIPAHVGEFTEIPVSVSEDVIENITENGSPDTSLNNVSEPLPICVDDYEEEEDEEGDYEEDDYDLNQESSVLHKINGAVCHPKDIYATDQEGNFKCPALGCVRIFKRIGFLNKHAMTVHPTDLNVRQTVMKWSKGKCKFCQRQFEDSQHFIDHLNRHSYPNVYFCLHFNCNESFKLPFQLAQHTKSHRIFQAQCSFPECHELFEDLPLLYEHEAQHYLSKTPESSAQPSETILWDVLTDAKSNHQEKDSSGNERQTISLPVSTSKSRKDITEPKTCIESMEKKTDRLIQNGNEHSDDTVSDTSLTDQKMPDIEPNSENNCSINDLVNGHSGIEQTPLVSSDPAFKIDTNRIRTENGSILPSVVPQEHSTLPVSQAPSKPNPTSEHTSYGLILTKPYVRPLPPSYLDERYLSMPKRRKFLTDRVDACSDQDNVCKKSVKRLRCGKCLTTYCNAEALEAHLAQKKCQTLFGFDSDDESKSAVFSVGISVEVENAINRHKVKKIDTCITQIIKHYSVHYFL
- the ZNF654 gene encoding zinc finger protein 654 isoform X3 — protein: MALIKCCINHPEISKDLYFHQALFTCLFMSPVEDHLFQEHLLKTDCKSGIDIICNTEKEGKTMLALQLCESFLISQLQNGDMYCIWELIFIWSKLQLKSNPSKQVFVDQCYQLLRTATNVRVIFPFMKIIKDEVEEEGLQICVEICGCALQLDLHDDPKTKCLIYKTIAHFLPNDLEILRICALSIFFLERSLEAYRTVEELYKRPDEEYNEGSSSVQNRVRFELLPILKKGLFFDPEFWNFIMIKKNCVALLSDKSAVRFLNESALENSTGNVKKALDQHGLEEGLDSLTDQSTGELDPDDISGVQPKGPINAKKNLTALNASRVDHNVPRHRCMLCNKEFLGGHIVRHAQAHQKKGSFSCVICGRKFRNKGLMQKHLKNHVKKIQRQQIAAAQQEDQESPALEEMNCSDTFISFENGNSDNKDLEVETITGSSDGKKDVIPAHVGEFTEIPVSVSEDVIENITENGSPDTSLNNVSEPLPICVDDYEEEEDEEGDYEEDDYDLNQESSVLHKINGAVCHPKDIYATDQEGNFKCPALGCVRIFKRIGFLNKHAMTVHPTDLNVRQTVMKWSKGKCKFCQRQFEDSQHFIDHLNRHSYPNVYFCLHFNCNESFKLPFQLAQHTKSHRIFQAQCSFPECHELFEDLPLLYEHEAQHYLSKTPESSAQPSETILWDVLTDAKSNHQEKDSSGNERQTISLPVSTSKSRKDITEPKTCIESMEKKTDRLIQNGNEHSDDTVSDTSLTDQKMPDIEPNSENNCSINDLVNGHSGIEQTPLVSSDPAFKIDTNRIRTENGSILPSVVPQEHSTLPVSQAPSKPNPTSEHTSYGLILTKPYVRPLPPSYLDERYLSMPKRRKFLTDRVDACSDQDNVCKKSVKRLRCGKCLTTYCNAEALEAHLAQKKCQTLFGFDSDDESKSAVFSVGISVEVENAINRHKVKKIDTCITQIIKHYSVHYFL